DNA sequence from the Sinomonas terrae genome:
GGCGCTCGGCGATAGCCGCCGCGCCGCTGCGCTGGAATGCTGCGATCCGCTCGAGCGGGGATCCGTGAGTCACGAGGGCCTCGCCGACTAGCACGGCGTTGGCTCCGAGGGCCGCGTACTCCGCGACGTCCTCGGGGCTCCGAACCCCCGACTCTGCCACCACCACGGGTCCCGCTGAGATCCGGCCGGCGAGGCGGCCGAACACGCCGCGGTCGACGTCGAGCGTCTTGAGATTGCGCACGTTGACCCCGAGAATCCGAGCGCCCGCCGCGAGGCCGCGGTCGATCTCCTCTTCCGTGTGGGTCTCCACGAGAGCGTTCATGCCCAGTTCGTGCGTGAGGTCGAGGAAGCCTTTGAGTTCGGCGTCGTCGAGTGCCGCGACGATGAGCAGCACGAGGTCCGCGCCATGGGCCCGCGCCTCGTGGATCTGGTACTCGTCGACCGTGAAGTCCTTGCGGAGGAGCGGAGTCCTCACCGCCGAGCGCACAGCATCGAAGTCATCGAGGCTGCCGCTGAACCGGCGCTGCTCGGTCAGCACGCTGATGACGGCGGCCCCGCCGTCGGCGTACTGCTGGGCTAGCGCGGCCGGATCTGCGATGTCGGCGAGATCCCCCTTGGACGGGCTGCGTCGCTTGACCTCTGCAATGACCTTGAGCTGGCGGCGCGGTTCCTCGTTGCCGCCGAGGGCGTCGAACGCATCGAGGGCCGGCGGCCGGGCCGCCGCCGCCTCACGAACCTCGCTCAGCGGGAATGCGCGGCGGCGCTCCTCAAGGTCCTCACGGACGCCGACGATGATGTCGTCGAGGACGGTCGCCATCAGTGGGTGTTGTTGAGCTTGCTGCCGCCGACCCCATAGCCAGCACGGCGCATGACCCAGCCCACGATCAGACCGATCGCGATGATCACGACGCCGGCCCAGAAGATCGGGGAGTTCGCGATGACGAACGCGATGCACGAGACGAGCGCGCCGATCAGCATGATGAAGACGCAAGTCCAGGCGGCCGGGCTGTTCCCGTGGCCGAGATCCTCGCCATGGAGGACCACCTTGGTGCTGTCCTGGGAACCGCTCGCGTTGCTCATGTCGTTTTCTCCTCGATTGGGTGTCTTACGGCCATTCTGCCATCTTCGATGCCGCCTTCGGCGCCTCGTGACGGGTCAGGCCGCTTCAGTTGGTCGGGTCTTCGCCGCGGGTCAGGCGGTCCCATCCGTCGATCTCGTCCACTTGGGCGCCACGGGCCTCGCCGCCGTCTTCGGGCGCCTTCCCCGAGACGCCACTCCCACGTCGACGGGAGGCCGATCCGGCGTCGTACTTCGTCCGCGTCGGCCAGCGGCGCGAGGCGACCATCGCGAGGATGCCGCACAGCGCGAGCAGGGTTCCCGCCACCGCGGCAGCGACCGGGAACCAGGTGAGCACCGTCGTCGCCGGTCCGCCTGCCACACCCGTCGCCTTGGCGATCGAGCTGTCCGCGGCAGCGCGCGGGTCCACGATCACCGCGATGCAGGAGGCAGCGACGCCGAAGCCCGCCAGGACGACGACGGTGCTCGCGACGAAGCGCCCGATGCGGCCCGCGACTGCGGCTGCCAAGACTCCCGCCAGACCGACCAGCGCGAGCGCGGTAACGGCAGTCGCCGCGTTGCTTCCTTGGACCATGACATGCGCCGTCCGTACGGCCGCGCCCTGGACGTCGGCATCGATCCACGTCTGGGTGGTCGAGGCGAACGCGAGGATCGCAACGAGGACACTGAGCCCGACGACAGTCGACTTCCGGGCCCACGCCGGTACGCGCGGAGGCTCGTGGCCCGAGGAAGGAACGATTTGGGAAGATTCGCTCACGCTAGATCCCATCCCCGATGCCCGGCAGCGTCGCAGCAGATCGCAACGCCGACGCGGTGTGGACCGCGCGCAGCGGCGCTGCCGCCTTGTTGACCGATTCGAGCGCCTCGGCGACCGGGTCCGAGTCGGCGACGATGCCGCCGCCCGACTGCACGTAGGCACGCCCCTCCCGGAGCAGCGCGGTGCGGATCGCGATCGCCATGTCCATGTCCCCGGCGAAGTCGAAGTAGCCGACGACGCCGCCGTACACCCCGCGGCGCCTCGGCTCGACCTCGTCCAGGAGCCGCAGCGCGCGCGGTTTCGGCGCGCCCGAGAGCGTTCCGGCAGGGAACGTCGCGGCGAGGACGTCGTAGGCCGTAGCGTCCGGACGGAGGCGGCCATCGACGGTCGAGACAAGGTGCATGATGTGGCTGAACCGCTCTACCGCCATGAATTCGCTGACCTCGACCGTCCCGGGACGGCACACCTTCGAGAGGTCGTTGCGAGCCAGGTCGACCAGCATGAGGTGCTCCGCGCGCTCCTTCTCGTCCGCGAGGAGCTCCTCGGCGAGAGCCCTGTCCGCCTCGACCGTCGCGCCCCGCGGGCGGGACCCGGCGATCGGGTGGGTGACGACCTGTTCTCCCGTCACGGTGACGAGCGCCTCGGGAGAAGACCCGACGATCGAGTACTCGCGTCCATGCGCGTCGGCCAGGCTCAGGAGATACATGTAGGGGCTCGGGTTCAGGGCCCGGAGGATCCGGTAGACGTCGAGCGGCGCGGCGTCGAAATCGAGCTCGAAGCGGCGCGAGATGACGACCTGGAAGACCTCGCCGTCGACGATTGCCTCCTTGCCGCGGGCGATCGCCGCCAGATACCCGGACTCCTCCCAGTTCTCGATCACTTTGTCCCGGTAGTCGACCACAGGGCCGAGGACGGACACCGCAGCCGCGGAGGGCTCGAGCACGCGCTCCACCATGCGGGTCAGACGCACCACGGCGTCGTGCCAGGCTTCGTCGACGCGCTCGTTGCTGTTGTCGAAGTTGATCGCGTTCGCCACGAGGGTGACGGTGCCGTCGACGTTGTCATGCACCACTAGGTCCGTGACGAGGTTCATCGCGAGTTCGGGAAGCTCGAGGTCGTCCTCGGGCGGCGAGAGGAGCTTCTCCCAGCGCCGCACTGCTTCCCAGCCGACGAAGCCGACCATGCCTGAAGTGAGCGGGGGCAGCGAGTCGAATCGCTCGGTCCGCAGCGCGGCCACGGTATCGCGGAGCGCCTCGAGCGGGTTCCCGCCCGTTGGGACCCCAACCGGTGGCTGGCCGGTCCAATGCGCCTCGCCGTCGCGGCTGGTGAGGGTCGCGCGAGACTCGGACCCGATGAACGAATAGCGAGACCACGAACCGCCCACCGCCGCGGATTCGAAAAGGAACGTGCCGGGGTGCCCGTCGGCGAGCTTGCGGTAAAGGCTGATCGGGGTTTCAGCGTCCGCCAGCAGCTTCACGCGGACAGGGATGACGCGCCGGTCCGCGGCGAGCTTCCGGAACTCCCCGAGCGTGGGTTCGATGACTCCTAGGTCCAGCATGGTGTGGGTGGCGGGCCTTCCATAGGCGGGTGGGCGAGGGATGAGCGGTGCGACAGAGGCATTCAGGCTTGGCCGACGACGGCGGGAAGGCCCCGGCCGTCGAAGCAGGTTCTCGTCCCGGTGTGGCAGGCTGCGCCGACTTGGTCAACTTGGACGAGCAGCGCGTCGCCGTCACAGTCGAGGGACACGGACTTGACCCACTGGACATGACCCGATGTGTCGCCCTTGCGCCAGTATTCCTGCCTTGAACGCGACCAGAACGTTACGCGGCCGCTCGTGAGCGTCCGTCGCAGCGCCTCGTCGTCCATCCACCCCACCATGAGCACCTCGAGGGTGTCGTGCTGCTGCACGACTGCAGCGACGAGTCCCGCCGGATCCCGCTTGAGACGCTCGGCGACATCGGCCGCGAGCGCTGGGGAGCCGTCGTCGGCCGCCGCGGGTTCCGCGACGACCTGGGCTTGCTCGGAGGAGGGCATATTCTGCTCAGACATCCCTTCAAGTCTAGTGGCCGCAATGGCTTGGGCTGACCGTGCGCGCGGCCACGCCCGCGCGTGCTAGTTTCGCTACTGATGCACTTCGTTCCGCCGTCCCGGGAAGTCCTGGCCGAGACCCTGCTCGCGGCCGGGCCGAACGCGCCCACTTTGTGCGAAGGGTGGACCACCAAGGAGCTTGCGGCGCACCTCTATCTTCGCGAACGGAACGCGCGCGTCGGCTTTGGCCTCGCGATCCGCAGGCTGCGCGCCGTCTCCGATGCCGCGACCGCCCGCCTGGCCGGCAAGACGGCAACGCCGGCGGCGTACGCGCAGCTCGTGTCGTCCTTCCGGGCAGGGCCCCCCAAGGCCTCGCCGCTCCGGATTCCCCGCCTCGACGAGGCCGCGAACCTCGCGGAGTTCTTCGTCCACACAGAGGACGTGCGCCGCGCTACCGAACGGTGGGCTCCACGTGCCCTCGACGATGATTACGCGGATGCACTGTGGGAGCACCTTGTGCGGCAGGCGGCGATCCTGTACCGGGGCGTCGACCTCGGCGTCGTGCTTGTCAGTTCCCGGGGGCCACGGCATGTGGCCAAACGGTCAGCGGTCTCGGTCGCGATCGTCGGCGAACCCGGCGAGCTCCTCCTGCACGCTACAGGCCGCGGCTCGCACGCACTTGTGACGTTCGAGGGCCAGCCCGATGCCGTGGCACTCCTGACCACAGCCGACGTCGGCCCCTGAGCCCCCGCGGGCGGCGACGCCTTCGCGCTGGCCTTGCCGGCCCTTGCCTCCGCGTCCACGGTCGAAGTGGCAGGATGGGGGCATGCCGACGTTTGACGAGACCTGGAAGTCCATCGGCCCGCTGTGGGCCGCAGTCAACGATTCCGAGGGTGCCGAAGCATCCGGCCTCGCCCCGTCATCCAACGACGGGGAGGCGACCGTCTTCGCAGTCAGGACCGGCGACGTCGAGCAGCCGCCGCAACTGCCTGAGGGAGGCGACGTGGTCGGAGCACCGCTCGGACCCTACGACGCCGTCGAAGTGACCTTGTTCGGCCGGGCCGCGGCGAGGGGCCGCATCGCCTTCGGCGACAGTGTCGCCGTCGTGGGCCGCTTCGATTTCGAGCACGGGACCGATCCCGACAAACTGGGTCCGGCAGTCCTCTCAGCGCTCGCGGAGGAGGCCTTCCTCGAGGGGGCAGACGTCATCTACACCGTCGTCGAGGGTCATCAAGCGCCGTCGTATCTCGGCTCCGGGTGGACCGAGGCCGGGCGCCTCGCCCGCTCGTAGCTGTCCCGCCCCTTCCCGACGTCGCCTCGCGCCGCTGGCCTCAGCGGACTTCGTGACCGGCCGCGCGGATTGCTTCCTTGACCTGGCGGATCATGTCGTCGGGGCCGAAGTGGAACATCGACGCCGCGAGCACGGCATCCGCTCCCGCCTCGATCGCCGGCGGGAAGTGCTCGGGCGCGCCAGCTCCCCCCGATGCGATGAGCGGGACCGCGACGGCCGCACGGATCAGCCGGATGAGTTCGAGGTCGAAGCCTTCCTTCGTGCCGTCGGCATCGATTGAATTCAGGAGGATCTCGCCGACGCCGCGGTCCGCGGCTTCCTTCGCCCATTGGACTGCGTCGATGCCGGTCCCGCGCCGTCCGCCGTGCGTCGTCACTTCGAATCCCGAAGGAGTCCTGACGTCGTCCTGGACCCGACGGGCGTCGACGGAGAGGACCAAGACCTGCGAACCGAAGTGCCGGGTGATCTCGTCGATCACATCGGGTCGGGCGATGGCAGCCGTGTTGATCGAGGCCTTGTCCGCGCCTTCCCGCAGGAGGCGGTCGACCTCTGCTACCCCGCGCACGCCTCCCCCGACCGTGAGCGGGATGAAGACTTCCTCAGCGGTGCGGCGGACGACGTCGAACGTCGTCTCCCGCTCGGACGAGGACGCCGTGACGTCGAGGAACGTGAGCTCGTCGGCGCCCGCTCGGTCGTAGCGATGGGCGAGTTCGACTGGGTCGCCGGCGTCCCGGAGACCCTTGAAATTGACGCCTTTCACGACGCGACCGGCGTCGACATCGAGGCACGGGATGACGCGGACAGCAACGCCCATGGTTCGCCCTCCCCTAGATCCGGCAGGCGTGGATGCTGCTCACGAGGATCGCCCTCGCACCCAACTCGTACAGCTCGTCCATGACCCGGTTCGTCTCCCGCTTCGGGACCATGGAGCGAACCGCAACCCACTCGGAATCCCGCAGCGGCGAGACCGTAGGCGATTCGAGGCCCGGGGTGAGGGCCGAGGCCCGCTCGACGAGTTCCTTGCGGACGTCGTAGTCCATGAGCACGTATTTGCGTGCGACCAGTACGCCCGTGAGGCGGCGGATGAGCACCTCGATCGCAGGCATCACATGCCCCTTGCGGCCGATGAGCACTGCCTCCGACTGGAGGATCGGCTCGCCGAAGACCTCCATTCCTGCGGCTTTGAGCGTGTTCCCCGTCTCCACGACATCCGCGATGGCGTCGGCGACGCCTAGCCGGACGGATGACTCGACCGCACCGTCGAGGCGGACGATGCGCGAGGGCTTCACGCCCTGGTCCGCGAGGTACGTACGGACCAGCCCGTCGTAGCTCGTCGCGACCCGGCGGCCCTCGAGCTGGTCCACGGACGCGAACTCGCCCATGGGACCGGCGAAACGGAACGTCGATGCCGCGAAGCCCAGCGGCAGGAGCTCTTCGGCCTCCACTTCGGCGTCGATGAGGAGGTCGCGGCCAGTGATGCCGACGTCGAGCGTGCCCTGGCCGACGTAGACCGCGATGTCGCGGGGGCGCAGGAAGAAGAACTCGACATCGTTCTCGGGATCGAGCATGACGAGCTCACGGCCCTCGCGGCGCTGGCGGTAGCCGGCTTCGGAGAGCATCGACGAAGCGGCCTCTGACAGGGAGCCCTTGTTGGGGACTGCTACACGGAGCATGGTGGTCTTTCTGGTTTCGAAGGGGAGGTGTACGCGGCTTCTCGCCACGGGGTTCCCCATCCGGCGTGGGATAGGGAAACGCACCGTGGCTAGAGATGCGTGTACACGTCCTTGAGCGTGAGACCCTTCGCGATCATGAGCACCTGGACGTGGTAGAGAAGCTGGGAGATCTCCTCGGCCGCCGCCGTATCCGACTCGTACTCGGCCGCCATCCAGACTTCAGCGGCCTCCTCCACGATTTTCTTCCCGATGCCGTGGACCCCTGAGTCCAGTTCGACGACGGTGCGCGAGCCCTCCGGGCGGCGTTTGGCCTTCTCGCTGAGCTCGGCGAACAGCGACTCGAAATCTTTCACGGAGTCAAGACTATCCGAGCGCATCAGCCGTCCTGATCCCGTGGCACGCGTGTGACTTGGGCCGTGTGACGAAGCCGACAAGGGGCGACCCGAGTCGGGTCACAGCGCCCGCAGGGTGGCCGCCGTGAGGAGCGCCGCCGTCGTCGCCTCGTAGCCTTTGTCCTCGCTCGAGCCGGGAAGCCCTGCTCGAGCGAGGCCCTGCTGCTCGTCGTCGCAGGTGAGGACGCCGAAGCCTACGGGAACCCCTGTGCGGACACTTACGTCGGTCAGCCCGACCGTCGCGGCTTCACACACATACTCGAAGTGGGGCGTCCCACCCCGGATCACGACCCCCAGGGCAACCACGGCGTCATGCGTCTCCGCAAGCTTTCCTGCTGTGACGGGGAGTTCGAAGCTCCCGGGGACGCGAACCACGGTGGGGCTGTCGATGCCGGCTTCCTTGGCCGCGCGCAGGGCGCCTTCAAGGAGCCCGTCCATGATCTGGGTGTGCCAGCTCGCCGCGACGATGGCGAGGCGCAGTTCGGCGAGCTGTGGGTCGTCAAGGGCAAGGGTGGGGGCGCCGTGTCCGCTCACGAGGGAGAAATCCTGTCTGTTGGTGGGCGCGCTCTCCGCGCGTCCGCAAGTTCTTGGGGTCAGCCGTTGTCGGGGTGGGTCGTAGGCAGCGCGGCCTGGACGTCGAGGGTCAGAAGGTGCGCCATGCGCTCCTTCTTCGTCTGCAGGTAGCGAAGGTTCTCGGCGCGCGAGGGAACCTCGGTGCGCACCATCTCGACCACATGCACGCCCGCCTGCGCGAGCCTGTTCTGCTTGTCAGGGTTGTTGCTCAGGAGCCGGATGTGGGTGAGGCCCATCTCCGAGAGGATCTGCGCTGCCGCGTGGTAAGAGCGGGCGTCCACCGGGAGGCCCAACTGCTCGTTCGCCTCGACCGTGTCGAAGCCGGCCTCCTGGAGGGAATAGGCCCGGATCTTGTTCGCGAGACCGATTCCGCGCCCCTCGTGACCCCGCAGGTAGAGGAGCGTCCCGCCCTGCTCTCGGATGAGCCCAAGCGCGTACGCGAGCTGTTCCCCGCAATCGCAGCGGTACGAGCCGAAGATGTCTCCCGTAAGGCATTCGGAGTGGAGGCGCACAAGCGGCGCGACTCCCGGGTCGGGAGGCTCGGGCGAGCTCACCGCGAGATGCTCGGCCCCGGTTTCCTCGTCGATCCAGGCCTGGGCGATGAACTCTCCGAAGGCGGTGGGCAGCTTCACCACTGGACCGCTCGTCACTGGGTGGCTGGGCCGTCTGGCTCCGTTGGCCGGGACCGTACTGGTCGTCATGTCATTCCTCCCCGGCGCCCCGGCGGGCCGCCACGAACTCGGCGAGATCCTCGATGGAGATGAGCGGGCATCCATGCTCGTCCGCGAACTCCCGCAATGCGGGGAGGCGCATCATCTCTCCATCGTCGTGGACCACTTCTGCGATCACTCCTACTGGAGCCAAGCCTGCCAGACGGCACAGGTCAACCGCCGCCTCGGTATGTCCCCTGCGCGCCAGCACACCTCCGTCAACCGCCCGCAACGGGAAAATATGCCCCGGGCGGGTGAAATCTGCGGCCGTCGAGCGGGCGTCCGCGAGGGCAACAACGGCCTTTGAACGGTCGGTCGCGCTGATCCCCGTCGAGATGCCGGACCGCAGATCGCACGAGACGGTGTAGGCGGTGCCCTTGGCGTCCTGGTTGTCCACCACCATGGGCGGGAGCTCGAGGCGGTCTGCGATCTCTCCGGAGAGCGGAGCGCAGACGACGCCGGACGTATGCCGGATCGTCCAGCCCATGAGGGCGGGAGTGGAGAACTGCGCAGCGAAGATGATGTCGCCTTCGTTCTCCCGGTTCTCGTCGTCCACGACGACGACGGCGCGGCCTGCGCGGAGCGCGTCAAGGGCCGCTTTGACTGGCTCGAGCCGGATGGCTTGGACCTGCGCGCTCATGCGGATGCCCCCTTCCCCGCGAGGTTCTCCTGGCCCACGAGTCCGCGGCCCCGATCCTCGAACGAGAGCAGCCTCGCGGTGTACTTCGCGAGGACGTCGACCTCGAGGTTGACTGCGGCGCCGACCGGCTTCGACCCCAGCCCCGTTTCCGCGAGGGTGGCCGGGATGAGGCCCACCTCGAACCATTGCTCGCTCTCCCCCGCCCTGCTCACGGCCGTCACGGTGAGCGAGACGCCGTCGACCGCGATCGATCCCTTCTCCGCAATGTAGGGCGCGAGCGCATCCGGAACGGAGAAGCGGAGACGATGCCAGTTCTCGAGCGGCTCACGTTCTGCAAGAACGCCCACGCCGTCCACGTGGCCCTGGACCACGTGCCCGTCGAGCCGTCCCCCTGCAGGGACGCAGCGTTCGAGGTTGACGGTGTCCCCCGCCTCGAGCCCGCCGATGGTTGTCCGAGCGAGCGACTCGCCCATGACGTCGACGGCGAAGGTGTGCCCGTCATTCCGGGTTGCCGTCAGGCAGCAGCCGTCGACGGCGATCGAGCCCCCGAGTGGCAGATCGGTGGCGAGGGTAGGCGCCGAGAGGGTGATGACGGCGCTCTCGCCCGTCGAATCGACAGCGACGACGGTGCCGCGTTCGGCGATGATCCCGGTGAACATCAGTTGCTTCCTTCTGAGATGGGACGAGTCGGGTCAAGGGGTAGTGCACGTTCGGACGCGCTGGCGGGGCGCAGGTGGAGGCGGAGGTCGGCGCCGAGGCGGCGAACCGCTCCCCCGCTGCTCTCGTCCCAGTCCCAGTGCTGGGCGTCGGCCAGTGTGCGGATCCCCAGGTCTGCTACGGAGGTCTTCCCTGCCCCGAGGAGGAGCGGGGCCTGATAGACGATGAGCTCGTCGACGAGGCCCGCGGAGAGGAACGCAGCAATGATCCTCGAGCCGCCTTCGACCATCACGTGGCGCGCCCCGAGATCGAAGAGCAAGGCGAGCGCCGCCGCGGGATCCTGGGTGCGGAGGTGGTGGAATCGGCCGTCGGCGCCGCGCACGGCTGCCTCTTCGGGCACATCGCGAAGCCCCATGACGGCGCGCAGCGGCTGGTGCTCGAGAAGGCCCCCGTCCTCTGCCCGCGCGGTGAGACGTGGATTGTCGACGGCGACAGTCTGGCTGCCTACGAGAATCGCGTCGATCCGGGCGCGGAGCGCATGATTGTCCATCAAGGACGGCGGGCACGTGATCCACTGGCTCGTGCCGTCCTCCGCCGCGATGCGCGCATCGAGAGTCTGGGCGATGTGCAGGGTCACGAACGGTCGCCTCTCCCGCACGGCAGCGAGCCAACGCTCGTTGAGGCGCTCCGCCTCACCGGCGAGGAGTCCGGCGTCGACTGCGATCCCTGCGTCCCGCAGGGTCCGCGCGCCGCCCGAGGCCACGTCATGGGGATCGTCGATCGCGTACACGACCCGCCCAACACCGGCGCGGATGAGGGCCTGCGCACAGGGGCCCGTCCTGCCGGTGTGGTTGCAGGGTTCCAGTGTGACGTACATCGTCGCCCCCGCAAGGTCGACCCCATCGCGCTCGGCGTTCCGAATCGCGTCCGCTTCCGCATGGGCGGTTCCGGCGCCGCGATGGAATCCGGTCGCGAGGATCTTGCCGTCTGATCCGACGGCGATCGCGCCCACGAGCGGGTTTGCACCGCGCACACCCTGCGCGGCGAGTTCAAGGGCCTCGCCCATATACCCCATGTCCTCCGCCGTCCAAGCGGGCGTCGAGGCTGGGGCGCTCATCCCGCCGCCTCCGACTGCCATGAAGGCAGACTCGAGGGCCGACATGCGAAGAGCCACTGCTTGATGTCCATCGCAACCTTCCTTTCCGGACCGCAGCGGCTCCGGGGTTGCGACAGACGCGGCGCGCCAGCGTGGCGCACCGCAAACTGCACGTGCTTCTCCCATCCAGACTCTGACTGTCGGTACCGGAATTCCACCGGTTCAACCGAAAGGATCACTCGATTCCGAGCAGGCCATCGGGTCGCGGACTGTCACCGCCGGTTCGGACTTTCACCGACCCCGGAGCACGTTCATTGCTGTGGCCGAACACCTTCCTGCGAGGGCAAGATCGGCTAACGGCCACTCACATTGTGGCACACGACGTAGCTACCCCCGTGACGGAGCGTCATCTGCGCACTGTTCGCTCTGAGCGAATGGCTGCTTTAGAAGCTGGCGCTGTCCTGGGCGGCCGCCCGGAGTGCCTCAACTGCGGCGGCAGGATCCTCTGCGCCATAGACGGCGGACCCGGCGACGAACACATCTGCTCCCGCC
Encoded proteins:
- a CDS encoding HGxxPAAW family protein — protein: MSNASGSQDSTKVVLHGEDLGHGNSPAAWTCVFIMLIGALVSCIAFVIANSPIFWAGVVIIAIGLIVGWVMRRAGYGVGGSKLNNTH
- the ribH gene encoding 6,7-dimethyl-8-ribityllumazine synthase — encoded protein: MSGHGAPTLALDDPQLAELRLAIVAASWHTQIMDGLLEGALRAAKEAGIDSPTVVRVPGSFELPVTAGKLAETHDAVVALGVVIRGGTPHFEYVCEAATVGLTDVSVRTGVPVGFGVLTCDDEQQGLARAGLPGSSEDKGYEATTAALLTAATLRAL
- a CDS encoding anthranilate synthase component I; the protein is MLDLGVIEPTLGEFRKLAADRRVIPVRVKLLADAETPISLYRKLADGHPGTFLFESAAVGGSWSRYSFIGSESRATLTSRDGEAHWTGQPPVGVPTGGNPLEALRDTVAALRTERFDSLPPLTSGMVGFVGWEAVRRWEKLLSPPEDDLELPELAMNLVTDLVVHDNVDGTVTLVANAINFDNSNERVDEAWHDAVVRLTRMVERVLEPSAAAVSVLGPVVDYRDKVIENWEESGYLAAIARGKEAIVDGEVFQVVISRRFELDFDAAPLDVYRILRALNPSPYMYLLSLADAHGREYSIVGSSPEALVTVTGEQVVTHPIAGSRPRGATVEADRALAEELLADEKERAEHLMLVDLARNDLSKVCRPGTVEVSEFMAVERFSHIMHLVSTVDGRLRPDATAYDVLAATFPAGTLSGAPKPRALRLLDEVEPRRRGVYGGVVGYFDFAGDMDMAIAIRTALLREGRAYVQSGGGIVADSDPVAEALESVNKAAAPLRAVHTASALRSAATLPGIGDGI
- the trpC gene encoding indole-3-glycerol phosphate synthase TrpC, translated to MATVLDDIIVGVREDLEERRRAFPLSEVREAAAARPPALDAFDALGGNEEPRRQLKVIAEVKRRSPSKGDLADIADPAALAQQYADGGAAVISVLTEQRRFSGSLDDFDAVRSAVRTPLLRKDFTVDEYQIHEARAHGADLVLLIVAALDDAELKGFLDLTHELGMNALVETHTEEEIDRGLAAGARILGVNVRNLKTLDVDRGVFGRLAGRISAGPVVVAESGVRSPEDVAEYAALGANAVLVGEALVTHGSPLERIAAFQRSGAAAIAERLGAN
- a CDS encoding Trp biosynthesis-associated membrane protein, with the translated sequence MSESSQIVPSSGHEPPRVPAWARKSTVVGLSVLVAILAFASTTQTWIDADVQGAAVRTAHVMVQGSNAATAVTALALVGLAGVLAAAVAGRIGRFVASTVVVLAGFGVAASCIAVIVDPRAAADSSIAKATGVAGGPATTVLTWFPVAAAVAGTLLALCGILAMVASRRWPTRTKYDAGSASRRRGSGVSGKAPEDGGEARGAQVDEIDGWDRLTRGEDPTN
- the hisI gene encoding phosphoribosyl-AMP cyclohydrolase; the protein is MSEQNMPSSEQAQVVAEPAAADDGSPALAADVAERLKRDPAGLVAAVVQQHDTLEVLMVGWMDDEALRRTLTSGRVTFWSRSRQEYWRKGDTSGHVQWVKSVSLDCDGDALLVQVDQVGAACHTGTRTCFDGRGLPAVVGQA
- a CDS encoding riboflavin synthase codes for the protein MFTGIIAERGTVVAVDSTGESAVITLSAPTLATDLPLGGSIAVDGCCLTATRNDGHTFAVDVMGESLARTTIGGLEAGDTVNLERCVPAGGRLDGHVVQGHVDGVGVLAEREPLENWHRLRFSVPDALAPYIAEKGSIAVDGVSLTVTAVSRAGESEQWFEVGLIPATLAETGLGSKPVGAAVNLEVDVLAKYTARLLSFEDRGRGLVGQENLAGKGASA
- the hisG gene encoding ATP phosphoribosyltransferase, producing MLRVAVPNKGSLSEAASSMLSEAGYRQRREGRELVMLDPENDVEFFFLRPRDIAVYVGQGTLDVGITGRDLLIDAEVEAEELLPLGFAASTFRFAGPMGEFASVDQLEGRRVATSYDGLVRTYLADQGVKPSRIVRLDGAVESSVRLGVADAIADVVETGNTLKAAGMEVFGEPILQSEAVLIGRKGHVMPAIEVLIRRLTGVLVARKYVLMDYDVRKELVERASALTPGLESPTVSPLRDSEWVAVRSMVPKRETNRVMDELYELGARAILVSSIHACRI
- the hisF gene encoding imidazole glycerol phosphate synthase subunit HisF, with amino-acid sequence MGVAVRVIPCLDVDAGRVVKGVNFKGLRDAGDPVELAHRYDRAGADELTFLDVTASSSERETTFDVVRRTAEEVFIPLTVGGGVRGVAEVDRLLREGADKASINTAAIARPDVIDEITRHFGSQVLVLSVDARRVQDDVRTPSGFEVTTHGGRRGTGIDAVQWAKEAADRGVGEILLNSIDADGTKEGFDLELIRLIRAAVAVPLIASGGAGAPEHFPPAIEAGADAVLAASMFHFGPDDMIRQVKEAIRAAGHEVR
- a CDS encoding phosphoribosyl-ATP diphosphatase codes for the protein MKDFESLFAELSEKAKRRPEGSRTVVELDSGVHGIGKKIVEEAAEVWMAAEYESDTAAAEEISQLLYHVQVLMIAKGLTLKDVYTHL
- the ribB gene encoding 3,4-dihydroxy-2-butanone-4-phosphate synthase; the encoded protein is MSAQVQAIRLEPVKAALDALRAGRAVVVVDDENRENEGDIIFAAQFSTPALMGWTIRHTSGVVCAPLSGEIADRLELPPMVVDNQDAKGTAYTVSCDLRSGISTGISATDRSKAVVALADARSTAADFTRPGHIFPLRAVDGGVLARRGHTEAAVDLCRLAGLAPVGVIAEVVHDDGEMMRLPALREFADEHGCPLISIEDLAEFVAARRGAGEE
- a CDS encoding TIGR03085 family metal-binding protein translates to MHFVPPSREVLAETLLAAGPNAPTLCEGWTTKELAAHLYLRERNARVGFGLAIRRLRAVSDAATARLAGKTATPAAYAQLVSSFRAGPPKASPLRIPRLDEAANLAEFFVHTEDVRRATERWAPRALDDDYADALWEHLVRQAAILYRGVDLGVVLVSSRGPRHVAKRSAVSVAIVGEPGELLLHATGRGSHALVTFEGQPDAVALLTTADVGP
- the ribD gene encoding bifunctional diaminohydroxyphosphoribosylaminopyrimidine deaminase/5-amino-6-(5-phosphoribosylamino)uracil reductase RibD — translated: MSAPASTPAWTAEDMGYMGEALELAAQGVRGANPLVGAIAVGSDGKILATGFHRGAGTAHAEADAIRNAERDGVDLAGATMYVTLEPCNHTGRTGPCAQALIRAGVGRVVYAIDDPHDVASGGARTLRDAGIAVDAGLLAGEAERLNERWLAAVRERRPFVTLHIAQTLDARIAAEDGTSQWITCPPSLMDNHALRARIDAILVGSQTVAVDNPRLTARAEDGGLLEHQPLRAVMGLRDVPEEAAVRGADGRFHHLRTQDPAAALALLFDLGARHVMVEGGSRIIAAFLSAGLVDELIVYQAPLLLGAGKTSVADLGIRTLADAQHWDWDESSGGAVRRLGADLRLHLRPASASERALPLDPTRPISEGSN
- the ribA gene encoding GTP cyclohydrolase II — its product is MTTSTVPANGARRPSHPVTSGPVVKLPTAFGEFIAQAWIDEETGAEHLAVSSPEPPDPGVAPLVRLHSECLTGDIFGSYRCDCGEQLAYALGLIREQGGTLLYLRGHEGRGIGLANKIRAYSLQEAGFDTVEANEQLGLPVDARSYHAAAQILSEMGLTHIRLLSNNPDKQNRLAQAGVHVVEMVRTEVPSRAENLRYLQTKKERMAHLLTLDVQAALPTTHPDNG